The Carassius auratus strain Wakin chromosome 40, ASM336829v1, whole genome shotgun sequence genome has a segment encoding these proteins:
- the LOC113058786 gene encoding potassium voltage-gated channel subfamily E member 4-like: MDLARNASALSSQQTNRIVLSGGSDSNAYLYIVIVVSFYGVFLTGIMLGYLRTKRREKRRTNAFTRLLHEEEQREWGASQKKHSFSLPAFPALRSTPVPFMLSPGRSLESGRILSPLACALCSVEQSSVSSLSSVADVRFTIEEESDSGGHEDPQKTGSDHNRHGASGL; this comes from the coding sequence ATGGATTTGGCGCGCAACGCCTCCGCGCTGTCGTCGCAGCAGACCAACCGAATCGTCTTGTCCGGTGGAAGCGACAGCAACGCGTATTTGTACATCGTCATCGTGGTGTCTTTCTACGGAGTCTTCCTCACTGGCATCATGCTCGGTTACCTGCGCACCAAACGGCGCGAGAAGAGGCGCACGAACGCGTTCACGCGGCTTCTGCACGAGGAGGAGCAGCGCGAGTGGGGCGCGAGCCAGAAGAAGCACAGTTTCAGCCTCCCCGCGTTTCCCGCCCTGCGCTCCACGCCGGTGCCTTTCATGCTGAGCCCCGGACGCTCGCTGGAAAGCGGGAGGATTCTCTCGCCTCTGGCGTGCGCGCTGTGCTCGGTGGAGCAGAGCAGCGTGAGCTCCCTCAGCTCCGTCGCGGATGTGCGCTTCACTATCGAAGAGGAGTCTGACAGCGGCGGACACGAGGATCCACAGAAAACGGGCTCGGACCACAACAGACACGGAGCATCCGGGCTCTGA
- the LOC113058784 gene encoding dehydrogenase/reductase SDR family member 12-like produces MSLYRNSAWFLKGLNEFTKGGFLSASKNFVEKDLETSVVGRSFLITGANSGIGKATAMAIAKKGGTIHMVCRNKDKAEEARAEIVKESGNKEIYVHILDLSETKKVWEFAESFKKKYKTLNVLINNAGCMVTKREENGEGLEKSFASNSLAVYILIKSLIPLLEKSPEPRVITVSSGGMLVQKLRTGNLQSQRGRYDGTMVYAQNKRQQVVMTEQFAKAHPNIHFSVMHPGWVDTPTIANAMPDFHSSMKERLRTPEQGADTVVWLAVSEAAVKNPSGRFFQDRQMVSAHLPLAWTHTSQLEDQKFMSVMEDLAKSFQPH; encoded by the exons ATGTCTCTGTACCGGAACTCAGCATGGTTCCTCAAAGGACTCAACGAATTTACCAA GGGGGGATTTCTGTCAGCATCTAAAAACTTTGTTGAGAAGGATCTGGAGACGTCAGTGGTGGGCCGATCCTTCCTGATCACTGGAGCTAACAGCGGGATCGGGAAAGCCACTGCCATGGCCATCGCCAAGAAAG GTGGGACCATCCACATGGTCTGCAGGAACAAGGACAAGGCAGAAGAAGCCAGAGCGGAGATCGTCAAGGAGTCTGGAAACAAA GAGATCTATGTGCATATTTTGGATCTGTCCGAAACCAAGAAGGTGTGGGAGTTTGCAGAGTCTTTTAAGAAAAAGTACAAAACCCTCAACGTCCTG ATCAATAACGCCGGCTGTATGGTGACTAAGAGGGAGGAGAATGGTGAGGGTTTGGAGAAAAGCTTTGCAAGTAACTCTCTGG CCGTGTACATCCTCATCAAGAGCCTCATTCCTCTGCTGGAGAAGAGCCCTGAGCCCAGAGTG ATCACAGTATCATCCGGTGGGATGCTGGTGCAGAAACTGCGAACGGGAAACCTGCAGTCTCAGAGGGGCAGATATGACGGCACTATGGTGTACGCACAGAACAAG AGGCAGCAGGTGGTGATGACGGAGCAGTTTGCTAAAGCTCACCCCAACATCCATTTCTCTGTGATGCATCCCGGATGGGTCGACACACCAA CCATTGCAAACGCGATGCCTGATTTCCACAGCTCTATGAAGGAGCGTCTGCGGACACCGGAGCAAGGGGCCGATACGGTCGTGTGGCTCGCTGTGTCCGAGGCAGCTGTCAAGAATCCCAGTGGGCGTTTTTTTCAGG ATCGGCAGATGGTGTCGGCTCATCTTCCCTTGGCCTGGACGCACACTTCACAACTGGAAGATCAGAAATTCATGAGCGTCATGGAGGATCTGGCCAAAAGCTTCCAGCCTCACTAA
- the LOC113058785 gene encoding secretogranin-2-like, producing the protein MSSSSRCCATGVVTLPSLLLLPLFLSLVCGVQGATLREHRLSESEPVFYGPASQIRPPPSAEMLRALRYIQSLSQRTPPGHLDDQQDTSDDMESVRSLLQLADPARMDRGMDERDEEKDNTQELLQAVLTTLQQTEEHMVPQKTSQKVIAPSQPRHTVQSFPRPKQQLEVETSAENYGRTSWTNPDNRRRHRKFPLAFEDQEQPLKRTNEKAEEQYTPQKLATLQSVFEELSGIAASKANSKREDGEEDYDDDNDFYRQRRMVLEDIMGTDEWAPLDEQTETEEEERERHGFNPNLEDDEQEEEEDEEDDYVKRSNQFQTGKEEEPEDIAKLVDYYLLKILEQKKQEQQKRQEASKSEQESDREVERKDVDEDDGEEEDEEEREIKPMHSTFPESLSKIISISQKLRIPPEDILELLHNEKQKDLLGIPKESRTPYTTAHKTFTAAPHRRPLETTKGNSITQDIVNILKLVNAAQQNNNRAAQPETSRYYERKTGRDDYDDAAGEEDELANYLALKMFEHGQRRARLAPLRDEDQPVYERGDYLDKSTAQKRPANHENAVPGLDNNTMLQILRYLDPESDDADETDSEGKTVPEM; encoded by the coding sequence ATGTCGTCATCATCTAGATGCTGTGCAACAGGGGTGGTCACCCTCCCCTCACTCCTTCTTCTGCCCCTTTTCCTTTCTCTCGTTTGTGGAGTACAAGGGGCTACGCTAAGAGAGCATCGCCTGAGCGAAAGCGAACCCGTCTTTTATGGACCAGCGTCCCAGATCCGTCCTCCTCCGAGTGCCGAGATGCTCAGAGCTCTACGTTACATCCAAAGCCTCAGCCAGAGAACCCCACCTGGTCACCTTGATGACCAGCAAGACACTTCAGATGACATGGAGAGCGTTCGCTCCCTGCTACAACTGGCAGATCCTGCCCGGATGGATAGAGGCATGGatgagagagatgaagagaaggACAACACTCAAGAGTTGCTGCAAGCGGTGCTTACCACACTTCAACAGACCGAGGAGCACATGGTTCCCCAGAAAACCTCCCAGAAGGTCATCGCACCATCTCAACCTCGACACACTGTCCAATCCTTCCCAAGACCAAAGCAACAACTAGAAGTGGAAACTTCAGCTGAGAATTACGGAAGGACCTCGTGGACCAATCCAGATAACCGGAGACGGCACCGGAAGTTCCCACTTGCGTTTGAGGATCAGGAGCAGCCTCTCAAACGGACCAACGAGAAAGCAGAAGAACAGTACACACCCCAGAAGCTGGCGACCCTTCAGTCTGTGTTTGAGGAGCTGAGTGGAATCGCTGCATCTAAGGCCAACAGCAAACGGGAGGATGGTGAAGAAGATTACGATGATGATAACGACTTTTACAGGCAGAGGAGGATGGTCTTGGAAGACATCATGGGAACTGATGAATGGGCACCTTTGGACGAACAAACAgagactgaagaagaagaaagagagaggcaTGGGTTCAATCCCAACCTTGAGGATGATGagcaagaggaggaggaggatgaagaggacgATTATGTCAAAAGATCCAACCAGTTCCAGACAGGAAAAGAAGAGGAGCCTGAGGACATTGCAAAGCTTGTGGACTACTATCTTCTGAAAATCCTAGAACAGAAAAAGCAGGAGCAGCAGAAAAGACAAGAGGCCAGCAAGAGCGAGCAAGAAAGCGACCGAGAGGTGGAGAGAAAAGATGTGGATGAGGATGATGGAGAggaagaagatgaggaggagaggGAAATCAAGCCAATGCACAGCACATTCCCTGAGTCTTTGTCCAAGATAATCTCAATCTCACAGAAGCTACGAATCCCACCGGAGGACATTCTTGAGCTTCTCCATAATGAGAAGCAGAAGGATTTATTGGGAATCCCAAAGGAGTCACGTACACCCTACACAACCGCTCACAAGACCTTCACCGCAGCACCTCACCGACGGCCGCTCGAGACCACGAAGGGCAACAGCATCACCCAAGACATCGTGAATATCCTCAAGCTGGTAAACGCagcacaacaaaacaacaaccgAGCAGCGCAACCGGAAACATCACGTTATTATGAGAGGAAAACCGGCAGGGATGATTATGACGACGCTGCCGGCGAGGAAGACGAACTTGCCAATTATCTGGCGTTGAAAATGTTTGAGCATGGACAGAGACGTGCACGTCTGGCACCATTACGTGACGAGGACCAGCCCGTGTACGAACGCGGTGACTACTTAGATAAAAGCACGGCACAAAAAAGACCCGCGAATCACGAGAACGCAGTCCCAGGATTAGACAACAACACAATGCTGCAAATCCTGCGGTATCTGGATCCGGAGAGCGACGATGCCGACGAAACTGACTCTGAGGGGAAAACGGTCCCTGAAATGTAG